The following coding sequences are from one Triticum dicoccoides isolate Atlit2015 ecotype Zavitan chromosome 4A, WEW_v2.0, whole genome shotgun sequence window:
- the LOC119285989 gene encoding uncharacterized protein LOC119285989 isoform X2 yields the protein MGHSQTGAAMGVVSTARGWIVGTWQQESRETRNPVIDRRSAGGYIETSLLWSCWASVCPVSGGDDGKRGDDDGSAEKRIQEYFPMAFLLGV from the exons ATGGGGCACTCTCAGACCGGTGCAGCCATGGGGGTGGTCTCAACTGCCAGGGGATGGATCGTTGGCACTTGGCAGCAAGAAAGCAGAGAAACCAGAAACCCAGTCATAGATAGGAG GTCAGCAGGTGGCTATATAGAGACTTCGCTACTGTGGTCATGCTGGGCATCAGTTTGTCCTGTGAGTGGTGGAGATGATGGGAAGAGGGGTGACGATGATGGATCGGCAGAGAAAAGGATTCAGGAATACTTCCCCATGGCTTTTCTGCTG GGAGTCTAA
- the LOC119285989 gene encoding uncharacterized protein LOC119285989 isoform X1: protein MGHSQTGAAMGVVSTARGWIVGTWQQESRETRNPVIDRRSAGGYIETSLLWSCWASVCPVSGGDDGKRGDDDGSAEKRIQEYFPMAFLLKLSFFMVNYGLLIHTRFSLINSFACPHIQPAPIQF from the exons ATGGGGCACTCTCAGACCGGTGCAGCCATGGGGGTGGTCTCAACTGCCAGGGGATGGATCGTTGGCACTTGGCAGCAAGAAAGCAGAGAAACCAGAAACCCAGTCATAGATAGGAG GTCAGCAGGTGGCTATATAGAGACTTCGCTACTGTGGTCATGCTGGGCATCAGTTTGTCCTGTGAGTGGTGGAGATGATGGGAAGAGGGGTGACGATGATGGATCGGCAGAGAAAAGGATTCAGGAATACTTCCCCATGGCTTTTCTGCTG AAACTCAGTTTCTTCATGGTAAATTATGGCTTGCTTATCCACACAAGATTCTCACTGATCAACTCTTTTGCATGCCCCCACATTCAG CCTGCTCCTATACAATTCTAA